In Hasllibacter sp. MH4015, the following proteins share a genomic window:
- a CDS encoding YihY/virulence factor BrkB family protein — MTDLSETPKDRPTLSINPKAARGRGATSPTEIPVKGWRDIALRVKDEMARDHVSVVAAGVAFFGLLALFPAIVAVISVAALLLEPSQISTQLDAALAALPTGAAEIIAGQIETVLEGDREAGWTFVLGLVLAVYAAAKGMKSLIEGMNIAYDEEETRGFLHLNALAIGLTLLVAAGVILGIAAAVVVPIVLETVGLGETANTILSLARWPVLLLFTLAGLAVIYRLGPDRDDARWRWLTPGATLAAILWVAGSFAFTIYVESFGSYNETYGSIGAVIVLLTWLWMSALIVMLGAEINSEMEHQTRRDTTTGPREPMGVRGAEKADNLGEVP; from the coding sequence ATGACCGACCTCAGCGAGACACCGAAAGATCGCCCGACCCTGTCGATCAACCCCAAGGCCGCCCGCGGGCGCGGCGCGACATCGCCGACCGAGATCCCGGTGAAGGGCTGGCGCGACATCGCCCTTCGGGTGAAGGACGAGATGGCGCGCGACCACGTCTCGGTCGTGGCGGCGGGCGTCGCATTTTTCGGCCTTCTGGCGCTGTTCCCCGCCATCGTTGCCGTCATCTCCGTCGCCGCGCTGCTGCTGGAACCGAGCCAGATCAGCACGCAGCTCGACGCGGCACTGGCCGCCCTGCCCACGGGCGCGGCGGAGATCATCGCGGGCCAGATCGAGACGGTTCTCGAAGGCGACCGGGAAGCGGGCTGGACCTTCGTGCTTGGCCTCGTGCTGGCTGTCTATGCCGCCGCCAAGGGGATGAAATCGCTGATCGAGGGCATGAATATCGCCTATGACGAGGAGGAGACGCGCGGTTTCCTGCACCTCAACGCGCTGGCTATCGGGCTGACGCTTCTGGTCGCTGCGGGCGTAATCCTTGGCATCGCGGCCGCTGTCGTCGTGCCGATCGTGTTGGAGACCGTGGGCTTGGGTGAGACGGCCAACACGATCCTGTCGTTGGCGCGCTGGCCCGTGTTGTTGCTGTTCACGCTGGCGGGACTTGCGGTGATCTACCGGCTGGGGCCGGACCGGGACGACGCGCGCTGGCGCTGGCTGACGCCCGGGGCAACCCTCGCGGCGATCCTGTGGGTCGCGGGGTCCTTCGCCTTCACCATCTACGTGGAGAGTTTCGGCTCCTACAACGAAACCTATGGATCAATCGGCGCGGTGATCGTGTTGCTGACTTGGCTCTGGATGTCGGCGCTGATCGTCATGCTGGGGGCGGAGATCAATTCCGAGATGGAGCACCAGACCCGGCGCGACACGACCACCGGCCCGCGTGAGCCGATGGGCGTGCGCGGGGCGGAGAAGGCCGACAACCTCGGTGAAGTGCCCTGA
- a CDS encoding BLUF domain-containing protein, translating into MDLTQIIYASRPFGFDASVLSNLLVDARRCNARDGITGALVCRRDIYLQYLEGSDRAVRNTLERIRRDDRHVELVVHHDAPSHTRLFSDWAMLHDPAHSWTWSEAEVADGALDRALPADFLNVFLGIAQRQ; encoded by the coding sequence ATGGATCTGACGCAGATCATCTATGCCTCAAGGCCCTTCGGCTTCGATGCAAGCGTTCTGAGCAACCTCCTCGTCGATGCCCGCCGCTGCAACGCGCGCGACGGGATCACCGGGGCGCTGGTCTGCCGGCGCGACATCTACCTGCAATATCTCGAAGGCTCCGACCGCGCGGTGCGCAATACGTTGGAGCGTATTCGCCGTGACGACCGCCATGTGGAGTTGGTGGTGCATCACGATGCCCCTTCCCACACGCGCCTGTTTTCCGATTGGGCGATGCTGCACGATCCGGCCCATTCCTGGACCTGGTCGGAGGCGGAGGTCGCCGACGGCGCGTTGGACCGGGCCTTGCCCGCCGATTTCCTTAACGTGTTTCTGGGCATCGCGCAGCGGCAATAG
- the edd gene encoding phosphogluconate dehydratase, which yields MPLDARIADVTDRIIDRSRDTRAPYLERMRKLAEEGPRRAHLTCGNQAHAYAAMGDDKDALVAARAPNIGIVTAYNDMLSAHQPFETYPQKLKDAARRVGATAQVAGGVPAMCDGVTQGQVGMELSLFSRDVIALAAGVALSHNTFDAALYLGVCDKIVPGLVISAATFGYLPALFVPAGPMVSGLPNDEKAKVRQQFAAGEVGREKLMEAEMASYHGPGTCTFYGTANSNQMLMEFMGLHLPGASFVNPGTPLRDALTAAAAERAAAITGLGNEYTPVCDILDEKAFVNGIVGLMATGGSTNLVIHLIAMARAAGVILDCSDFNDLSEATPLMARVYPNGLADVNHFHAAGGLAYMMGELLDAGLLHGDTLTVAGKGLGLYTQEPKLTDGTLTFEAGAGRSLNDKILRPVSDPFQPAGGLVELTGNLGRGVMKVSAVAPERRVVEAPAAIFHSQEDVKAAFKNNELNRDVIVVVRFQGPKANGMPELHALTPVLAVLQDRGHKVALLTDGRMSGASGKVPAAIHVAPEALDGGLIGKLRDGDRMRVDATNGVIEVLEEGVEARAPATPDLSANAHGVGREMFEIFRQAAGPATSGAGVVV from the coding sequence ATGCCCCTCGACGCCCGCATCGCCGACGTCACCGACCGCATCATCGACCGCTCCCGCGACACACGCGCGCCCTATCTTGAGCGGATGCGCAAGCTGGCCGAGGAGGGGCCGCGCCGCGCGCATCTGACCTGCGGTAACCAGGCCCATGCCTATGCCGCGATGGGCGATGATAAGGACGCGCTTGTGGCTGCGCGGGCGCCCAATATCGGGATCGTGACGGCCTATAACGACATGCTGTCGGCGCATCAGCCGTTCGAGACCTATCCGCAAAAGCTCAAGGATGCCGCGCGCCGGGTCGGGGCGACCGCGCAGGTCGCAGGCGGGGTGCCTGCAATGTGCGACGGGGTCACGCAGGGCCAGGTGGGGATGGAGCTGTCGCTTTTCTCCCGCGATGTGATCGCGTTGGCCGCGGGTGTCGCGTTGTCCCACAACACTTTCGACGCGGCGCTTTACCTTGGGGTCTGCGACAAGATCGTGCCGGGCCTCGTGATCTCCGCGGCGACGTTCGGATACCTGCCGGCGCTTTTCGTGCCCGCCGGTCCCATGGTCTCGGGCCTGCCCAACGACGAGAAAGCGAAGGTGCGCCAACAATTCGCCGCCGGAGAGGTGGGCCGCGAAAAGCTGATGGAGGCGGAGATGGCCTCCTACCACGGGCCGGGCACCTGCACCTTCTACGGCACCGCCAATTCCAACCAGATGCTGATGGAATTCATGGGGCTGCACCTGCCCGGCGCGTCCTTCGTCAATCCCGGCACGCCGCTGCGTGATGCCCTGACGGCGGCGGCAGCGGAACGGGCGGCGGCGATCACGGGCCTTGGCAACGAATACACGCCCGTTTGCGACATCCTTGATGAGAAAGCCTTCGTGAACGGCATCGTCGGGCTGATGGCCACGGGCGGCTCCACCAACCTTGTCATCCACCTGATCGCGATGGCGCGCGCGGCGGGCGTGATCCTTGATTGCAGCGATTTCAACGACTTGTCCGAGGCGACGCCCCTGATGGCGCGGGTCTATCCCAACGGCCTGGCCGATGTGAACCACTTCCATGCGGCCGGTGGGCTGGCCTACATGATGGGGGAACTGCTAGATGCGGGGCTCCTGCATGGCGACACGCTGACCGTCGCGGGCAAGGGCCTTGGCCTTTACACCCAGGAGCCGAAGCTGACGGACGGCACCCTGACCTTCGAGGCCGGCGCGGGCCGCTCGCTCAACGACAAGATCCTGCGGCCCGTCAGCGATCCGTTCCAGCCCGCGGGCGGTCTGGTGGAGTTGACGGGCAATCTGGGGCGCGGGGTGATGAAGGTGTCCGCCGTCGCCCCCGAACGCCGCGTGGTGGAGGCGCCCGCCGCAATCTTCCACTCCCAGGAGGATGTGAAGGCCGCCTTCAAGAACAACGAGCTGAACCGGGACGTCATCGTCGTCGTGCGCTTCCAGGGGCCCAAGGCCAACGGCATGCCGGAATTGCACGCGCTGACGCCGGTGCTGGCGGTCTTGCAGGACCGGGGCCACAAGGTGGCACTTCTGACCGACGGGCGGATGTCGGGCGCCTCCGGCAAGGTGCCCGCTGCCATCCATGTCGCGCCGGAGGCGCTTGATGGCGGCCTGATCGGCAAGCTGCGCGACGGCGACCGAATGCGCGTCGACGCCACGAACGGCGTGATCGAAGTGCTGGAGGAGGGGGTGGAGGCGCGCGCGCCCGCAACCCCGGACCTGTCGGCCAATGCCCACGGCGTCGGGCGTGAGATGTTCGAGATCTTCCGCCAGGCGGCAGGCCCGGCCACATCGGGCGCGGGCGTCGTGGTCTAA
- a CDS encoding bifunctional 4-hydroxy-2-oxoglutarate aldolase/2-dehydro-3-deoxy-phosphogluconate aldolase — MTPAAQSVEARRIAELAPIIPVLVVEDVAHARPLAQALVDGGLPALEVTLRTPAALDVIAEMAQVEGGVVGAGTLLTPQDVADAKEAGALFGVSPGVTPKLVEACMHHELPLLPGAATATEVMALYEQGFDMLKFFPAEASGGAAALKAIGAPIPQVAFCPTGGVSPGNARDYLSLPNVICAGGSWVAPKDAVARGGWEEITRLARDAAALR, encoded by the coding sequence ATGACCCCCGCTGCCCAATCCGTCGAAGCCCGCCGCATCGCGGAGCTTGCCCCGATCATCCCCGTCCTGGTGGTCGAGGACGTGGCCCATGCCCGCCCGCTTGCCCAGGCGCTTGTCGATGGCGGCCTTCCCGCCCTTGAAGTGACGCTCAGAACCCCCGCAGCGCTCGATGTGATCGCGGAGATGGCGCAGGTCGAGGGCGGTGTGGTCGGGGCAGGGACGCTGCTCACACCCCAGGACGTGGCCGATGCGAAAGAGGCGGGCGCGCTGTTCGGTGTCTCGCCCGGGGTGACACCGAAATTGGTGGAGGCCTGCATGCACCATGAATTACCGCTTCTGCCGGGGGCGGCCACGGCGACGGAAGTCATGGCACTCTACGAGCAAGGCTTTGACATGCTGAAATTTTTCCCCGCCGAAGCCTCGGGCGGTGCGGCGGCGCTCAAGGCGATCGGCGCGCCGATCCCGCAGGTCGCCTTCTGTCCCACGGGCGGTGTGTCGCCGGGCAATGCGCGCGACTACCTGTCGCTTCCCAACGTGATCTGCGCGGGCGGATCCTGGGTCGCGCCAAAGGATGCCGTCGCGCGCGGCGGTTGGGAAGAAATCACCCGCCTGGCCCGGGACGCGGCGGCGCTTCGCTGA
- a CDS encoding outer membrane protein, with product MRHAVFAGTFAMTLAPLAAMAGGYVEPAAPAPAPVPVAPAPIGYDWSGFYGGVQLEYGDVTATTAATGVDAATGDGALYGLFGGYRYDFGTFVVGGELDLNLADIDLNDAGGATIGSLDSVHRLGLEAGYDAGPALLYGTVGVAQATATVGAAELQDTGYFFGAGVDYLVTDQIIVGAEVLQHEFDDLDGSGLDVSATTFGINAAFRF from the coding sequence ATGAGACACGCAGTTTTCGCAGGCACCTTCGCGATGACGCTCGCCCCGCTGGCCGCAATGGCGGGGGGATATGTTGAACCCGCAGCCCCTGCGCCGGCCCCGGTGCCGGTCGCACCCGCCCCGATCGGTTACGACTGGTCCGGTTTCTACGGCGGTGTGCAGCTTGAGTATGGTGACGTGACCGCCACGACCGCAGCCACCGGCGTCGATGCCGCCACTGGCGACGGCGCGCTTTATGGCCTGTTCGGCGGCTACCGCTATGATTTCGGCACCTTCGTTGTCGGCGGTGAGTTGGACCTGAACCTGGCCGATATCGACCTCAACGACGCCGGTGGCGCGACCATCGGGTCGCTCGACAGCGTTCACCGCCTCGGGCTCGAGGCTGGCTACGATGCAGGCCCCGCCTTGCTTTACGGCACCGTCGGTGTGGCCCAGGCGACCGCAACCGTCGGCGCGGCTGAGCTGCAGGATACCGGGTACTTCTTCGGCGCAGGCGTGGATTACCTCGTGACCGACCAGATCATCGTGGGTGCCGAAGTGCTTCAGCACGAGTTTGACGACCTCGACGGTTCCGGCCTCGACGTCAGCGCCACGACCTTCGGGATCAACGCCGCGTTCCGCTTCTAA
- a CDS encoding outer membrane protein, which produces MRAALTALAVVFAAPAFAGGVAPVTPLPPVMIEPEQTWDGWYGGLQLTYGQGEIDTPPAADIEGNLYGIFLGYRYDMGDFVLGGELDYEHGSVALDAPGDTEVDWIFRSAVELGYDAGNLLPYATVGVATAHFTDPTPPAGFDATSLGYFAGVGLDYAISERFTVGAEVLFHQFDEGPSATSSTSLQTLSVNAAFRF; this is translated from the coding sequence ATGCGTGCCGCCCTGACCGCCCTTGCCGTTGTTTTCGCAGCCCCCGCCTTCGCTGGCGGCGTGGCCCCTGTCACGCCCCTCCCGCCCGTGATGATCGAGCCGGAGCAGACCTGGGACGGCTGGTATGGCGGTCTTCAGCTGACCTACGGCCAGGGGGAGATCGACACGCCCCCCGCCGCCGATATTGAGGGCAACCTTTACGGCATCTTCCTCGGCTACCGCTATGACATGGGCGATTTCGTTCTGGGTGGAGAGCTGGATTACGAACACGGCTCCGTCGCGCTTGATGCGCCGGGCGACACCGAGGTGGACTGGATTTTCCGCAGCGCGGTCGAGCTTGGCTATGACGCGGGCAACCTGCTGCCTTACGCAACCGTTGGCGTGGCGACGGCCCACTTCACCGATCCCACGCCGCCTGCCGGCTTTGATGCCACGTCGCTCGGCTATTTCGCGGGCGTTGGCCTCGACTATGCCATCAGCGAGCGGTTCACCGTGGGTGCAGAGGTTCTCTTCCACCAGTTCGACGAGGGCCCCTCGGCCACGTCGTCCACATCGCTCCAGACCCTCAGCGTGAACGCCGCGTTCCGCTTCTGA
- a CDS encoding pyridoxal phosphate-dependent aminotransferase has protein sequence MPDISATLAGLTGGGDDGWGLFYRARALKAAGAPILELTIGEHDIGTDPEILDEMHRAALAGHTGYAAVPGTSALRDAVAARLSRQSGITYGAANVLITPGGQAGLFAAHKAACDPGDIALLIDPYYATYPGTIRGAGALPRPVATHPDHGFQPQEAELRAAASGARSLLINSPNNPTGAVYTDDTLGAIARVAEAEDLWVISDEVYDTQVWDGAHRPFAALPGMFDRTLTVGSLSKSHAMTGSRLGWIAGPDDVIAHLINLATHTTYGVPGFIQDAGLLALSRGAEAEARVAEPFRRRRDILLDALAKQQHLRAIPPAGAMYVMLDVRATGLSGQAFGEALLDEEQVAIMPGESFGSAAAGHIRVALTLPDDLFREAIGRLFAFAARQMA, from the coding sequence ATGCCTGATATCTCAGCAACTCTGGCCGGGCTGACGGGCGGCGGCGATGACGGATGGGGTCTGTTTTACCGCGCGCGCGCCCTGAAGGCCGCGGGTGCACCGATCCTAGAGCTGACCATCGGCGAGCATGACATCGGCACCGATCCCGAGATCCTTGACGAGATGCACCGTGCGGCGCTCGCCGGGCATACCGGATACGCCGCCGTTCCCGGCACCTCCGCCCTGCGCGATGCGGTGGCCGCGCGGCTGTCCCGGCAAAGCGGGATCACCTACGGTGCTGCGAACGTGCTGATCACGCCGGGTGGGCAGGCGGGCCTGTTCGCCGCCCACAAGGCCGCCTGTGATCCCGGCGACATCGCCCTGTTGATCGACCCCTATTACGCCACCTATCCCGGCACGATCCGCGGCGCGGGTGCCCTGCCCCGGCCCGTCGCGACCCATCCCGATCACGGGTTCCAACCGCAGGAGGCGGAGTTGCGGGCCGCAGCCAGCGGCGCGCGCTCGCTTCTGATCAATTCGCCCAACAACCCCACCGGCGCGGTCTATACCGACGACACGCTGGGTGCGATTGCCCGCGTGGCGGAGGCGGAGGATCTGTGGGTCATCTCCGACGAAGTCTATGACACGCAGGTCTGGGATGGCGCTCATCGCCCCTTCGCCGCCCTGCCCGGCATGTTCGACCGCACGCTGACCGTCGGGTCGCTGTCGAAAAGCCATGCCATGACCGGATCACGCCTTGGCTGGATCGCGGGGCCGGACGATGTGATTGCCCATCTGATCAACCTCGCCACCCACACGACCTATGGCGTGCCGGGCTTCATCCAGGATGCGGGCCTGCTTGCGCTCAGCCGCGGCGCGGAGGCGGAGGCCCGCGTGGCCGAGCCCTTCCGCCGCCGCCGCGACATCCTGCTGGACGCCTTGGCAAAGCAGCAGCATCTGCGTGCGATCCCCCCGGCGGGCGCGATGTACGTGATGCTGGATGTGCGCGCCACGGGCCTCAGCGGGCAGGCCTTCGGAGAGGCGCTCCTGGATGAAGAGCAAGTCGCGATCATGCCCGGCGAAAGCTTCGGATCGGCGGCCGCGGGCCATATCCGCGTCGCCCTGACCCTTCCCGATGATCTCTTCCGGGAAGCGATCGGGCGGCTTTTTGCCTTCGCGGCCCGGCAGATGGCCTAG
- a CDS encoding MmcQ/YjbR family DNA-binding protein, translating into MQEVFVDIYCRGFPGTERTTPFGDDTVVWTVHGHMFAAYTKGGEGVSLRLDNKIAAHLAVGQGRAASTPYLKGDGWVLFPWDTRPEELRDRIGKSYRLVLSDKNR; encoded by the coding sequence ATGCAGGAGGTCTTCGTCGACATTTATTGCCGGGGATTCCCGGGCACGGAGCGGACCACGCCCTTCGGTGACGACACCGTGGTGTGGACCGTCCACGGCCATATGTTCGCGGCATATACCAAGGGCGGTGAAGGCGTATCCCTGCGTCTGGACAACAAGATCGCCGCGCATCTGGCCGTCGGTCAGGGGCGTGCGGCCTCCACCCCCTATCTCAAGGGCGACGGTTGGGTGCTGTTCCCCTGGGACACCCGCCCGGAGGAGCTTCGCGATCGCATCGGCAAGAGCTATCGCCTCGTCCTGTCCGACAAGAACCGCTGA
- the cysS gene encoding cysteine--tRNA ligase, whose product MVEIRLKNSKSRRVEVLDPIIPGKVSMYLCGPTVYDRAHLGNARSAVAFDQLFRLLRHVYGAENVTFVRNFTDVDDKINARAAETGREISDITAETTQWYLDDMGALGVMEPTHMPRATAYIAEMVSFIEDLIARDHAYARDGHVLFRVRSFAEYGKLSGRSVDDMIAGARVEVAPYKEDPMDFVLWKPSADDIPGWDSPWGRGRPGWHIECSAMSHAILGEEFDIHAGGSDLLFPHHENEVAQSCAAGHAFARIWLHNEMLQVEGKKMSKSLGNFFTVRDLLDQGVPGGVIRFVLLGTHYGKPMDWTEKKREEAEKTLRKWYDAARPGGAVPEAVVAALADDLNTHAALAEIHRLGGADLGAALSLMGLWDGTVPDWATAFDVDLSAFEDRLRAARVTAMQSKDFSEVDALKTALLGAGVEVRMTKENVELLPGPDFDPAKLEDL is encoded by the coding sequence ATGGTCGAGATCCGCCTGAAAAATTCCAAGTCGCGCCGTGTCGAGGTCTTGGACCCGATCATTCCGGGCAAGGTCTCGATGTATCTGTGCGGACCCACCGTCTATGACCGCGCGCATCTGGGAAATGCCCGGTCCGCCGTGGCCTTCGACCAGCTTTTCCGCCTGTTGCGCCATGTCTACGGGGCCGAGAACGTGACCTTCGTGCGGAACTTCACGGATGTGGATGACAAGATCAACGCCCGCGCCGCCGAGACCGGGCGCGAGATTTCCGACATCACGGCCGAGACGACGCAATGGTACCTGGACGATATGGGCGCGCTGGGGGTGATGGAGCCGACCCATATGCCGCGCGCAACCGCTTATATCGCGGAAATGGTTTCCTTCATCGAGGACCTTATCGCGCGCGACCACGCCTATGCCCGCGACGGCCATGTGCTCTTTCGCGTTCGGTCCTTCGCGGAATACGGGAAATTATCGGGCCGGTCGGTCGATGACATGATCGCGGGCGCACGGGTGGAGGTCGCGCCCTACAAGGAAGACCCGATGGATTTCGTCCTGTGGAAGCCGTCTGCGGACGACATTCCAGGATGGGACAGCCCGTGGGGCCGGGGGCGGCCCGGCTGGCACATCGAATGCTCCGCCATGTCCCACGCGATCTTGGGAGAGGAATTCGACATCCATGCCGGCGGCTCGGACCTGCTGTTTCCCCACCACGAAAACGAGGTCGCGCAATCCTGCGCGGCGGGCCACGCCTTCGCGCGCATCTGGCTCCATAACGAGATGTTGCAGGTGGAGGGCAAGAAGATGTCCAAGAGCCTGGGCAACTTCTTCACCGTCCGCGATTTGCTGGACCAGGGCGTGCCGGGCGGGGTGATCCGCTTCGTGCTCTTAGGCACCCATTACGGCAAGCCGATGGACTGGACCGAGAAGAAGCGGGAGGAGGCGGAGAAGACCTTGCGCAAATGGTACGATGCGGCCCGTCCGGGCGGCGCGGTGCCCGAGGCGGTTGTGGCCGCGCTTGCTGACGACCTGAACACCCACGCTGCCTTGGCGGAAATACACAGGCTTGGCGGAGCCGATCTGGGTGCCGCGCTTTCGCTGATGGGATTGTGGGACGGGACCGTGCCGGATTGGGCCACGGCCTTCGACGTGGATTTGTCCGCATTTGAGGACCGCCTGCGCGCCGCGCGGGTCACGGCCATGCAAAGCAAGGATTTCTCCGAAGTGGACGCCCTGAAAACGGCGCTCCTCGGTGCAGGCGTCGAGGTCCGCATGACGAAAGAGAACGTTGAACTCCTGCCCGGGCCAGATTTCGACCCCGCCAAGCTGGAGGACCTTTGA
- the cimA gene encoding citramalate synthase gives MTERLYLYDTTLRDGQQTQGVQFSTPEKVRIAEALDDLGIDYIEGGWPGANPTDSAFFDDAPATRAKMTAFGMTKRSGRSAENDDVLAGVLNAGTGTVCLVGKSHDFHVTDALNIPLEENVANIRASIAHLVAQGREALFDAEHFFDGYKANPDYALTCAKAAFEAGARWVVLCDTNGGTLPDEIHRITSAVIAAGIPGDRLGIHTHNDTETAVAGSLAAVDAGARQVQGTLNGLGERCGNANLTALIPTLLLKDPYKSRFDTGIAAEKLEGLTRLSRMLDDILNRVPQRQAAYVGASAFAHKAGLHASAIVKDSTTYEHIAPEIVGNDRIIPMSNQAGQSNLRKRLTEAGLDVAPDNPALAEILEEIKLREDQGYSFDTAQASFELLARRALGLLPTFFEVKRYKVTVERRKNKYDRMVSLSEAVVVVKIGDDKKLSVSESMDETGSDRGPVNALSKALAKDLGPYQQFIDDIRLVDFKVRITQGGTEAVTRVIIDSEDSTGRRWSTVGVSANIVDASFEALLDAVTWKLIHEGARAG, from the coding sequence ATGACCGAACGCCTCTACCTCTACGACACCACGCTGCGCGACGGGCAGCAGACCCAGGGCGTGCAATTCTCCACCCCCGAAAAGGTGCGGATTGCCGAGGCGCTGGATGACCTCGGCATCGACTATATCGAGGGCGGCTGGCCGGGTGCGAACCCGACCGACAGCGCGTTTTTCGACGATGCCCCGGCGACGCGGGCGAAGATGACGGCGTTCGGGATGACCAAACGCTCCGGGCGGTCGGCGGAAAACGACGATGTGCTGGCGGGGGTTCTGAATGCGGGCACCGGTACGGTCTGCCTCGTCGGCAAAAGCCACGATTTCCACGTCACGGACGCGCTCAACATCCCGCTGGAGGAAAATGTCGCCAATATCCGCGCCTCGATCGCGCATCTGGTGGCGCAGGGGCGCGAGGCGCTGTTCGACGCGGAGCATTTCTTCGATGGCTACAAGGCCAATCCCGACTACGCCCTGACCTGCGCCAAGGCCGCGTTCGAGGCGGGCGCGCGGTGGGTGGTTCTGTGCGACACCAATGGCGGCACCTTGCCCGACGAAATCCACCGCATCACAAGCGCGGTCATTGCGGCGGGCATTCCGGGCGACCGCCTTGGCATCCACACCCACAATGACACGGAAACTGCCGTGGCCGGATCGCTGGCCGCCGTCGACGCGGGCGCGCGGCAGGTACAGGGCACGCTGAACGGTTTGGGGGAGCGGTGCGGGAACGCGAACCTGACGGCGCTGATCCCCACGCTCCTTCTAAAAGACCCCTACAAAAGCAGGTTCGACACCGGCATCGCGGCGGAGAAGCTGGAAGGGCTGACCCGGCTCAGCCGGATGCTGGACGATATCCTGAACCGCGTCCCGCAACGGCAGGCGGCCTATGTCGGGGCCAGCGCGTTTGCGCACAAGGCGGGGCTGCATGCGTCGGCCATCGTCAAGGACTCCACGACCTACGAACACATCGCGCCTGAGATCGTGGGCAACGACCGCATCATCCCGATGTCCAACCAAGCCGGTCAATCGAACCTGCGCAAACGGCTGACGGAGGCGGGGCTGGACGTGGCCCCCGACAACCCGGCGCTGGCGGAGATCCTGGAAGAGATCAAGCTGCGGGAGGATCAGGGCTACAGCTTCGACACCGCCCAGGCCTCGTTCGAATTGCTGGCCCGGCGCGCCCTTGGCCTGTTGCCGACCTTTTTCGAGGTGAAGCGCTACAAGGTCACGGTGGAGCGGCGGAAAAACAAGTATGACCGGATGGTCAGCCTGTCGGAAGCCGTCGTCGTGGTGAAGATCGGCGACGACAAGAAGCTGTCCGTCAGCGAGTCGATGGATGAGACCGGCAGCGACCGCGGCCCGGTCAACGCGCTCAGCAAGGCCCTAGCCAAGGACCTGGGGCCGTACCAGCAATTCATTGACGATATCCGCCTTGTGGACTTCAAGGTCCGCATCACCCAAGGCGGGACGGAGGCCGTGACCCGCGTGATCATCGACAGCGAGGACAGCACCGGGCGGCGCTGGTCGACGGTGGGCGTTTCTGCCAACATCGTCGATGCCAGTTTCGAGGCGCTGCTGGACGCGGTGACCTGGAAGCTGATCCACGAAGGGGCCCGTGCCGGATGA
- a CDS encoding trans-aconitate 2-methyltransferase → MTDFDAESFFTLHADLPREGPGETADVAWAAEVGEVTSRAHVLDAASGPGGDIGALLRVAARGHVTAIDQHAPFIEAAQARWGKDDRVTLLTGDFLSPEGPFDFIWSAGAVYFVGIETALDAWRKALADGGVIAFSEPCLFTDNPSEGAVAFWGGYDKLTNPDGIAAQIAAAGFETLAARPVSDIGWESYYRPLEDRVAKLRRGADERLLKLLDDEGQEPERWRKHKHETGYLLSVVRPT, encoded by the coding sequence ATGACCGACTTCGACGCCGAAAGCTTCTTCACCCTACATGCCGATCTGCCCCGCGAAGGGCCGGGGGAAACGGCGGATGTCGCTTGGGCGGCGGAGGTGGGGGAGGTGACGTCGCGCGCCCACGTGCTGGATGCCGCGTCGGGGCCGGGTGGCGACATCGGCGCGCTTCTGCGCGTGGCGGCGCGCGGCCACGTGACGGCGATCGACCAGCACGCGCCGTTCATCGAAGCGGCGCAGGCACGCTGGGGCAAGGATGATCGGGTCACGCTCCTGACCGGGGATTTCCTGTCCCCCGAAGGGCCGTTTGATTTCATCTGGTCTGCGGGTGCGGTCTATTTCGTGGGGATCGAGACGGCGCTGGACGCATGGCGCAAGGCGCTGGCGGATGGCGGCGTGATCGCGTTTTCCGAGCCGTGCCTGTTTACGGACAATCCCTCCGAAGGCGCGGTGGCGTTCTGGGGCGGCTACGACAAGCTGACAAACCCGGACGGCATTGCGGCACAGATCGCGGCGGCGGGGTTCGAGACGCTGGCCGCGCGCCCGGTCTCCGACATCGGGTGGGAAAGCTACTATCGCCCGTTGGAGGACCGCGTTGCCAAGCTGCGCCGGGGGGCGGATGAACGGTTGCTGAAGCTGCTCGACGACGAGGGGCAGGAGCCGGAGCGCTGGCGCAAGCACAAGCACGAGACCGGCTATCTTCTGTCCGTGGTGCGCCCGACGTGA